From Girardinichthys multiradiatus isolate DD_20200921_A chromosome 13, DD_fGirMul_XY1, whole genome shotgun sequence:
ccagtttgaatcagttcaaaatagaaagacctaaaagtaaataaagtaaataagaGATTGTGCTTTCGTACCGCAATAGAATgagcaaaccttccacttctgcagactgactgactgactgactatctATACCAACCACTTGTTAATAGCTGGGGAAAAAGCAGGAGAAAGAAGTAAGACAGATATGAAATTAACGGAAATTTTAAAaaccctcagtatactgtttccaagttataaactttaacagaaactttacaaaccttcagtatgctgtttccaagttataaatagACTCTAATGAAGATgtgtttgtttggaatcatgagagactccattttgggaaaggaatgataattttagttacctttaactttcctaaaacattttttttttcaacttagaGCAAAAGTTATCAAGGGTAGAGACTatatgtacatccttcaatcaaacgaggtgtgaaaagttTGACAGGTGGgagggacttccggtggcgggacatcctagggcgggacttcctgTGGCGGAACTTCCAGTGGCGTAACCGGATagcgtcattaaccggatgttgtcctCACAAGGAAGCatatctttctaattgtatgtttttagatgtttttacataaaaaaaaaacatgtagtttttCCACttgaaaggtcactcaggtttatgcaggcacatcacacaaaattctgataaaaagagagaacctgaccgaattgtaaattcattttattttaacgcAGGgattatttagatggatgtttatacatctaaaaaacaagaaagacacaaagtagatacagaacctttcttcctctgctcaaatgtttgaataatctaatctgcaccagcaacttgtagagatgatctaaaaacagagaaacaactgaactgaaaaaatattttaaaaataagccaaacatggaattatctaaaatgttatgagtgctcagtatgctgtttccaaattagaaatggattatACAACTAaatgactttgtttggaatcatgagagactccatttggtaaaatggatgataattttagttatcttaagcttttctttttttcatcttttttcatCTCAataattattgaggatttagagaagACACATTTCTCCTCatcccacgtgggagccagaggttgtatcctgtaggtgtgctctatgttaaacgtcacaagaaactgaaaaaaaaaaaaaataaaagttataaagtcttcagacatgtcactgtttattgaattaaggcacaaatccgcagctgtttcttgtgtattgtctcagacaaagtcttcacaccgactatagtcaaagtaattaagacgaccgtgctccttcctggcccaaagtgtcgagcattgtctcagtcaatacacttccactgtttattgaataggtgatcagacatccgcagctgtttctagtgtattgtctcagacaaagtcttcacaccgactatagtcaaagtaattaagaggactgtggtccttcctggcccaaagtctcgagcattgcctctgacaattcacatcccctgtttattgaattaacgtGTCTGCGGCTTCGCTGAGGGGTGTGACCAAGGGGTGTAACCATGCAcactgattggttgtcgtcattagggggcaaatctagaatcaacaaattaaaaaaacaaaggggcgtgcttcagtgtttgttttaaatactagatGAAAACGTTGCAATTTACCTGCAacattcgctggaaaagaacactcgttgaacaatggttagagttaagagagtttgtcatcaaaccggggagaaaagcaaggtgTGCCGAGATGATGAGCAACCATCTACTTCATCTatttcctcatctgagatacctatcggaattcctatcgtaacatactctgcagatgatgatccaacttcaccaacaacaatggatgaaaaacaggcctcaggtcagctaagacgtacgtctcttctgtgtgaaaccccacaCTGTAAAACCCAATAAGTTAATTGAACTAAAAACCTTTGGTGAAACTGATTACatcaaatatttaaagtaactaagactcaaaaataaatgttaaatgaacACACCATATATAGTAGGTCtggataaatatttttaagttacactgataaatgttttcatgttaaatATACAATTTTGATTTGATATTCTTTACTTATTATTTTGAGTTTCAAGTACATATATGAATCAAGCATCAAATACTTGCATTTTCTAACTACttttaggaaataatatttagttttcAAATGTTAACCATTTTAAGTTTATGGGACTCCATTTTGAAAAATCATCTGTGTTTTAATTTGGATTCAAGAAGAAAAATATGCTATAAAAAAGCaattacacattgtaaaaacatAAGACAGACAATATAAATGTAAGTTACAAATTTATTGAGTAACTTTAGAAGACAGCTTGTCTAACAAAATGTCTTAACATTTACATTGTTCCATACAATGAAAAACACTAGtgctgttaggtattatttagtcaactcagaggtaagaacgatacagtcagagttacttgtgacaagggtagcccactttgcagtgaaactacaaagttttgacaccctatctctttatttatatgcacagttcaacagacagttcagacagggtgtgtgtgtgtgagacggaaaggaggctggttcacacagagataacaatgatctcacacacacagggaggaaggcatagtgcaggtgccttccaacccaaggtttttacatgagtgataacaagtttttgcacccatccaacagtccctccttttatcacaagtaaaaacatttaatataaaaacgagtaagaaaaatactttgtatgagcgaaaacccacggacggtaaacagattatattttgtgggaaatactcatacggccccgccgccctcggcgaccattaaaagttaaatgttgattaatacttgaaatcataaaaataaaagaatgatacttgaaatcataaaaataaaagaatgatacttgaaatcataaaaataaaagaattaaaaaatctgccctgtttatgtcatcattgtactttttctcatttcacttaagcaacaacttcttccgattttctgctgtaaggttattttatgaaatacaatgtatgagtacactcaggcttttgatgtgatttatttacaacttacaacatgtcatcataatcgtccccttcattttcgtgtatttctacctggttcagtgttgcatatgccaccatgaacaataccagaaattctgtaggaatggatgtgcgtcatgttcttccgtcagtgttctgagatgggtcccgtctgatgtccatctcttctggttcggtatcacctcctgtggatcctgctttagatagagaaagagtcctgctaccagaattaagctcaggcttatcagtcctgtccacatgttacagagagccattttataattgggcgcagatcagctgttttcttcaccggtttgagacgctgggccatctttgaacccggacttcctctgctaccccgtcggttggtttggctcctgtaacggcaaaactggcttacagtggcttttatggatccaggaaggcctctctgctattttcagaactgtgggcgttgtcaggagtatttgaaacggccctttccaccaaggagtgctccaatccttccggtggagtgtcttaatcaggaccaggtctccaggcctcattctgtgggataggagcagagattatcggcagaccactggacatttgttcttcttttgtctgcaacattttattcatccactcagctaatgaaggttcctgttgtgctttctctatttcattcatgtcagagggcagagaaaacggtctgccatgtactatttctttgagaatacaaattcacatcagcaacttggtgtcacgtgatctcagactcagaatatagtgggtggagccatacaatgatgtacagtaggtggcaaatggagtaagaccagtttgattttgagttattctcatccataattaaccagggataggcattcgggccatggcctccctgtttcttccattgttttccttaatctttaactgaaaccctaatgcattagaacttagttctattaatttatttacaaaatgagttccattatctgaccttataatctgtgggataccatatgtggggaagaaatgtgtcactaggttcatctataacaactaggcaatatttcttcccccgtgtttgcaacaaattatgcatgatctgcaaaaatgatttgcatagtcagaaatatttatagtgtagcattaatgctttaccagatgtgacatattccccccttgacacgtggatcttcccaatgtgtcactgtagccgctgtgttgtataacttttttgggaggattggtttatcttctatctgatagatgtcatcttttttctgtgctcctctctttagccaggcctttatttctgtcttgggtgctgactgttgggcgtctttcagcacgtctgtgtctataaatagcagatctgacattttctctttaataggttgaaatgagttagttctgtccctgatgatgttttaaaacctctattttgccaaatcttagcatggtgatgtactgatccgaaaacgtattggctgtctgtgtatatagtaagtatttgtccctcatgtaattcacatgctcttactacagcatataattctgctgtttgggctgagcatgtattgggtagagatttagcttctattatcctatcgatggttgttattgcataaccaactctattctttccatattcatctttagatgctgagccatctacaaacacaacacatgaatctggtataagggtttgagaaatgtcttgtctgggtttggtgtcttcttcaacttttgctttataagaatgtggttttccatcttctgcagtaggtattagagtacttggatttaaagggcacatctttttagagttatgtttggctgtgataataatagtgatgtcagtgtgatatgtcttgcatgtagcgtcaggtgcttctcttaatattcctgacttcaacatatcttgtattactggcttagtaccttcttcagcttctggctttaaggggtattgacggactaatggccttttttcagatattagtttaaccttgtatggtgggaacccctttataagtcctacatcagttgatgattgggaccatagttcaggtgggacagcagctagggcaggatgcatgttgctctctttgctctcagctaaaccctgtatttgtccctctgcctcatctaaatgtatccttggatggactttgactgtccacgccagaatgagcttccagattcctgtattaggatccactttcgacagtgtcagtgctgttcctgcagaggtttaaagcctctgtttttccaaattcttattattcttttttattatattttataaagtaagtccttattacatttaaaaatgagatcaatatttttggtagttgctattattataaataatgcttggtttagttcttattaaaaataaaaaataaaaactcactcactgatgaacacaaaaaaatgaagggcatattatatcttataatcttagtttatcttacccagttttatagatacaacatacagtttcagtcagctttgtatttagttcaagtaactaaagtttgtttcaattaactcacgttttctctatttcagtccagtccagtaattctgttaaggttcatttcatcttatgttaagtttgagtctaattcaatcattttgaacctgactggaaaaagtctaaacatctgttaaaatctttttgttttaccatagagaactgacctaatattattatggtaatgttgaggactctaatttttacataacatgaaacagacatttatttcacaaaaacagaaagtcaaacacagacatttggccacatgaaagtttaaataacctgtttgtaaaagaattaggaaaaattcaagacgggtctatgaactttcttatggttatcagtattttcagtagaggtagaacctttgccatctttaaatgattttttgaaaaagattctggaaaccttattaagatataaatttggcaaagatcatcagaacatcagacctttattagcgcttttaatgtccctcaaagatgcattacaatgaaatcagtcattcccattcacacacattcacacactacttacttacttctctgtcagagtaattttatttgcaaaaatttgaacataatttgacttctattattcttaaaatacacattgtttcctcataaccccttttgtttccacaaggtctgttttgaacgcttcaattcttttatttattcaccaagaatcaataaggtgttcttagtgggtccaccgtaaaggtgttatctgttgggtgtcatgttattgtcaggtcagtgaggttcataagtcagtcagaaccttggtcatttggtctgtgctcataatgtttcatagatccagcctatgattagtcagcgaaacttccacctataggagaaaaattgattgttaatgaatgagctgcatttcctaggaacactgtcttcctcctggatgagcatcacctgttgaaaaactttcatcattgtttgtttcacatattcaatcagatctttatattataccagtaggtgaagttgttagtatctcatgtagactgacatatactgttgcatttggagaagatctcagattaaataaacttagttagagcgtcaatccaggttcattttgtgtctgcagactttagccaatttttcttttctttcttttttttttatacataaagagcaagattcaaaacattttcaaaaggcagattgtggcagaatgtagacaaaactgcttattgattgacaaaataacattcaagcacacaatcaccatattaaaaggctctacttctagagaatcactacacttgtggggtccggttttggcccgcggaccttgagtttgacacatgcagggtagagttacaattttttcagacctttcagcagagacaggcttctgctgtttgcagaagttttatctttgttttcaggcagctgcatctctttatcAAGGTcctttcacagagctgaaatttaacttctctcaaagaggaaaaatcaagaatgcaaacaatctgagccaaatatggaattatttccctgtaaaatgaatcttttgcattttatcatgatattgttggtagtataacaccatagaatgatttttaaagcacctgtttctcactaatgcttgcctacaaaatcttttactctcagattacttctttaacaacattctgttctctcttctctagtcattgttcactgggttgtccagttggacagtttccatgttgtccacattgtcacctcctcttttaacttcttttaccacgtcctctaaaaccacctcttagtctttataatttggggctaccttggtattctaaactgggatgggtggcagtccgcccccctttatttgttttcagttaagctgaaagttttttcctgtgcttttcttaaggcctcagtattatggctatgtcagttaaaagctgctcttattgttgttcttttaattaaactttttgttttaatctgtttatcaactgtgtgcactcagggactgaaaagtcccctttgaaattataatctggcaaggttttttattgtctcttgaatcttttgaatgcataatctccagtttaagatccccgtgtagttttaggatttcagtgataattaagttacctgaaaatccgtatttttatgccatcgtgcacatatttctgttaaatcagagctttttctctgttcttcccccattgttctttgttatttttctctttttagttttcattattgctaattttagatccccttgtaattttaagacatcctttgtatctaatttgcccaaaaacccatgttttttatttttattccatctatgacagatcatacctgctccttttacatagttctccataaactttacctccccttctaagtcaattagtttactttgtttcttccccattatgttttatgttagtttaattatagtataaatgtcccagataaaaggtcactggcatgagactttaaggagaggacattaacacggccttctactgcgactaattcgcagcggtgttaattttctggaatgaaatccgacctgaatctccaaagtcaccagtacgtagttttaatctgggcaaaagaaaacacaggactagcagaatcctgctatgattctattaaaatgcttagtcctccatacacacacaacacagtcacacagttagtttcaggtaccttgtaatttttctaagttaacttggtgttattttatgagctcaatttactccgttctttttacttgtatagcgcttattctattccctcgcaggggaataacccttagtcgttttatttggcccccttcttggcggggccctaccttaatttgtcactattcctttcacggtggaataaaaccatcccaatgcagcgtccttaccggcgacgcactaccaacgacttttaagtacttttcttcttttatttatatagcgcttactctattccctctcaggagaataatcctcagtcgttttctttaatccccttcacggcggaattgtaccaaatttgtcactattcctttcacggtggaataaaaccatccgaatgcagcgtccttaccggcgacgcactaccaacgactgttaagtacttttcctatgaactgtattttaaaactgtctcacctcggagttgacttcttggtgactctttggaccctgtgagagtcaccccgcgcagaggaaggcaataacccactggccaggtgtgaattcacacacaccgggactttcagccactccggctaatggaggctgtgcagcggtgcttcgctcgacgtcaggcttcccccacggatcccagagtcactgttaaagcaaagagaaataaggttattgaattaatccggcttcgaaggaccaataaatgttaggtattatttagtcaactcagaggtaagaacgatacagtcagagttacttgtgacaagggtagcccactttgcagtgaaactacaaagttttgacaccctatctctttatttatatgcacagttcaacagacagttcagacagggtgtgtgtgtgtgagacggaaaggaggctggttcacacagagataacaatgatctcacacacacagggaggaaggcatagtgcaggtgccttccaacccaaggtttttacatgagtgataacaagtttttgcacccatccaacaagtGCAATGGGGGAAAGGGCTGAAATCCTCGCTCAGAATTGACAAATACTGATGAGCAACAGTAATAAATGTCAAATGAAATTcccttccatttaaaaaaaaaaaaagaaaaatctggcaAGCCCAAAGAAATCCATCTGATGttagaagaaaacattttatgaaacatTCACTAAGCAAAAGATTACAATGTTAGCAATAAAGaattttcacaatatttttaaCAGTATTTAACAGTATcaatagatttttattaaaaaagaaaaaaaaatacttaaaatccTGCATCATCAGATgggaaaactgaattaaattacagTGACGCTAATACACTGAAATAGTATAGGGAACCTTTTTAATATCTAGAGTGCAACCATGCTGTCACCAACAGTGCAATAAAATTTTACACAGAAAACTACTTATTTAGAAACTTTAGAAATACATAAAACCATTATATAAAACTTCTTAGTGCCTTATGTCAGTTAGGTAATGAAATAAAACGTAGAAAAAAAACGTAAAAGTTTCTCTattccaactttttttttttgttttttacttatcCAGACTGAAAAATGGTCAGCTGAAATACTTGCTCTAACTGGCACTTCAGGGCTGTGTAGGAACCCTTAATATTATTCTGCTGCCAACAGATCATTTTTAAGACTCAGCACTTTGGGCCTCAACTTCCCATCAAGACTTTCTGAATGAAGTCAAATGTGTTGGCCAAACATTTTTGGTAGTTTAGATGCAGGGTATAAGTCAGTGCAAATAATACTACAAATGCATCAGCCAGGGTGGTGAAATCAATGATAATGTTACCCTCAATCAAAACTGCGATTTTCTCAGGACAAAAGAATGTTGCATCGGTGGAACTGGCTCTGATTAGGAGGAGTCCAAGTGGCACTTCTGTAATATCTGGTTCATCGGAGTGCGTCATCTACAGAAAACAACGTTATTACATGTTAGAACAATCCTATTCTTCTTAGTCTGATCTTTACAAATTACATTTCTAGCTTACTTTTAGCTCAGAAATGAATCGTTTCAACTACAAACAAGCCAAAACATAACAAATATTTAGCAAAGTCATACATTTTCATAGCAATAACTAAAGAAATCAATGGAAAGTCTAATTTTAAGCAAAGTAAACTATACAGTAAATCTATGGTTGGGCTAGAAAATAATTGCCGTTTCCATGACGCTACATGAACAATGTTGTAGACAGACCCAAAGGATGGAGATACTTTCTCTCAAACTTTCAAAGTGTTATGTTCTGGGATATATGAACAAGGTTAATACAATGATATTTACTACTTTGTCCAAAACTTACATCCCAGGTTTTGATGAAGGTGGAGGTGTCTTCGTGCAAATAGGAAGGAAGGCCGTGAAGCACAAGAGCACGTAGAACATGGATATTAACTTGTTCCTGCATCAtgagaatttttttttccattcattaGTTTACCTAGTCAAGAATggtatacaaaaaaaaaaaaaaaggtacaacttcataaagcccaaaacaaaaaaacaaaaagaaaaaaacactaacCTGGAGATCATAGGTTCTGAAGAGCTGAGACAGAACATCAGACACTTTCCCCGTGCGAGCAGCTTTCTTTCTAAATAAGCTCTGGAGCCTGGGGGCATGTTGGTCTAACACAGCAAAGAAGTGGTTCTTTAGGTTGAGGTTTGTAATCCTGTGGAACTGCACAGATCTGAACACTAAGAATAAATTTACAAGTTTCAATTAGTCTATAAATCTTTGCAAAATACAGACAAATCATTACACTACCAAAACACAATTTGTATTAATTCAGACAGACCACTTAACATAAACCAATACAATATACATTTTGTCATAAACAT
This genomic window contains:
- the LOC124879372 gene encoding uncharacterized protein LOC124879372 encodes the protein MHTTFALRFKEIISNDLPVAEILDRWPALKMESQFHRITNLNLKNHFFAVLDQHAPRLQSLFRKKAARTGKVSDVLSQLFRTYDLQEQVNIHVLRALVLHGLPSYLHEDTSTFIKTWDMTHSDEPDITEVPLGLLLIRASSTDATFFCPEKIAVLIEGNIIIDFTTLADAFVVGPLGNDLVSLVWTWPSHVPRGATRTHQELFDECPHRAWLQGGTLY